The genomic region TCCAAACCAACCTGCTGGCTCTCAACGCCGGGGTCGAGGCGGCACGGGCAGGCGAAGCAGGCCGTGGGTTTGCTGTGGTTGCCTCCGAAGTGCGGGCCTTGGCACAGCGGTCATCAGACGCGGCGCAGGAAATCAAACTGCTGATCAGCGACAGCTCTCAGCAGGTGAAGCACGGCGTCGAACTTGTTGGCCGCACCGGCGACGAGTTGCGCAAGATCATCGACAGCGTCGGCACCATTTCCAGTCACGTCATGGGGATCGCCTCAGGCGCCGAAGAACAGTCGGTCGCTCTGGCCGAAATTAACTCGGGTGTGTTGCAGCTGGACCAGGTGACACAGCACAACGCCGCCATGGTCGAAGAATCCACCGCCGCCAGCCAGTTGCTGCGCAATGACGCAAGCGAGCTGGCCCGTCAGGTATCGGTGTTCAAAACCGGTAATGACGACGGCACTATAGGGCGTTTTGAATCTGTCCCAACAGGGTCAATGGAGATCGCTGATTTCTCTGCCCATGAACCGGATTTTAACACCCCGGAACCGCGCCGCGTGTCCGGCTGGGAAGACTTCTAACCAACAGGCCGCGACCAACCGACCCTCAAGGACCAAAAAAGCACGGAGCCTCACAGCTCCGCGCTTTTTATCTGTGTGCCCTGAAAGACACAGCTCAGTTGATCGGCTTATCAAGCGGTTTGCGTCTAATCAGAGGTCTGACGCCCTGTAGAAATCTGCGCCGGCAAGTTCTGGATCCCACACGGGCCTGATTTATGAAGAACATAACAGAGGTGGTCCTATTTTTTCGACCCGTTTGCAGCCTGTTTAAAGGGGATCCGGGTTTCATTTAGGCGGCCAATCTCATGGGTGTCTTTTGGGTCTCATAAGCCTCGTTCGGCGTAAATGTCCCATGGGGCAAATGGGCGCGTTCGGTGCTATAGCAATCATGAGAGCGGGTCAGCGACCCTTGCCATCCATGCACGGCCTGGCAGCGCATGTTTACATGCGTGAGAGGAGAACCTGATTTGGCTGGTCAATCGTCAGACCCCGAAGAAGGTAAGGGTAAATCTTGTGCTGGAGGTCCTTTTTACTGGTGCTTGGCGCCTGATGGATTGGAACCAAAACCATAAGACGCAAAGGACGTCGCCCCCCCTTTCATGGTTTGCTTGCAAACCACTGCCGGGCTGCGGGACGAATGGCTCTTTCTCTTGGTCATTTCGGATCATCTCTCTCACAAGGTGATCCACTTCAACCACTGGTCCGAATTCCCGCGACCACCTCTCTATTCAATACAGGCAAGCCTCTACGAAATACGACGAAACGGATATTTGAATAAATCAGCTATAGTTCAAAACGAATACTTGAGATATAGTGAGCGTATATTTTAGCCAGAAATTGTGTTTTTGAAAGAGATCTGAGGATGAATTTCAACGTCGTTCTGCCCGTCTACAACGGTGGCGCAAAGATTGAGCGCACCCTCTCCAGCATCCTGTTGCAAAACAGTGTGTTAGCGGGAAAGGACACTGTGCAATGCATTGTGGTGGATGGCGCATCGATTGATGACACGGTTCAAAGAGCGCGTTCGTTCAACGACCCGCGGATCAAGATCATCAGCGAAGCAGACGAAGGCATGTATGAAGCGCTCGCAAAGGGGCTCGACGGTACGATGCAAGATGTTACCTGCTACCTAAGCGCTGGGGAGCTGTTTGATCCATCAGCCTTTGAAATTGTCTCCCATGTGTTACAGAGCCACTCAGAGGTTTCATGGCTCACTGGGCGTGCGATAACCAGAAACGCCGACCTGCATATCATCACCTCAGAGCTTCCCCGGCCCTTCCTTCGAAATTTAATTGATTGTGGCATGTATGGGACGCGCCTGACGGTGATACAGCAAGAAAGCACGTTCTGGCGTTCAGATCTTACACAGCATTTTGATCTGGAGAAACTAAAGACCCTGAAGCTGGCAGGTGACTACTATCTGTGGCGGTGCCTTGCCCAGCACTACGAATTGTATGTGGTTAACGCCCACTTAGGAAGTTTCACAAACGAGCCGGGGCAGCTTTCTCAAACCGTTCCTGGTGCGTACAGAAGAGAGCTGCGGTCGATACGTCGGCGCCCAAAACTAACCGAACGGTTCAGCGCGCTTATTATGCGGCAGTGGGCAAAGCGCGTTTGCCCAAGTGAAACGTCAATACGCACAATAAATTTTGATCACCAAAAAAGGTCTTGGGAACTCAGCCGTTGAAGCTAAGGGGGTGCGAAGACATCACGGTTCACGCCAAAATGGCGGAGCATTATTGCCCGGGTTTTTACAATATTTGGCTCATCCATCGGTGCGGCAACAGCGCTTAACCATCCACCCCGCTTGCAACCCGATCTTTTCGCAAAAGCGAAAGCTCAATAAACGGCAGCACCATCCGTCCCAAAATGCTCACTCAGGGTAGAATGTTGTTGGGATGCAAGCACCCTCCATCATGTTCAGACCCGACACGGTTCAGATCCATCGTCTTCTTGAGCAATGCCTTGCGTGTACTGAGTAGCGCTCTGAGACCATGGGCCTCTCGGCTTTTCATGTGGACCGGGCTGAACCAACCAGTGCGCAGAACATGCGCAATATCTTTGGCATCATTTTTGTCGGTCCTGTTTCGCATCGCAGACAGGGCTGCGTTTACCTGACGCGCCTCCATGCAAACCACATCAAAACCTGCGGCCTGCAGTCCAAAGTAAAGGTGTTGGCTCATCGTACCAGCTTCCAAATCGATGCGGTCTATCGGAAACTCAAAATCAGAGAGGTACGCTGCAATGTCATCGACCTCGCAAGCCAGCTCGCGTTCGAGAACGACCTTGCCCTTCGTATCAACAACGCAAAGCGCGCACGACCGAAGTGACACATCAAGTCCAACAAAGTAGTCCATCATCTCTCTCCCTTGTTCACGGCTATCTTGTGATCATACCGGGAGCTCGACCTCAAAACAGAGGTAGCCCAATTACGCATGCTACCTGCGCATAGCCAACATTGGACCTGTCCCGCTTTCGTTCCGCCCCTTGTGCTCATTTAGGCGGCGATCTTTTCAAAAGCCAAGGGACTTTTCCAGCCTAATGCCGAGTGTCTCCGGCGGGGATTATAGAACCCATTAATGTACTCGAAGATGGCGATCTCAGCAGCCCTGCGGGTTTGCCAAGAGTGCCGCCAGATCAATTCCGCTTTGATGGTTTTGAAGAAGGTTTCCATTGCGGCGTTATCATAGCAATTACCCTTGCCGCTCATGGATACCTTGAAGCCATACCGGCGCAGGATTTTCTGGTAATCCTGCGAGCAATATTGGCTGCCCCTATCAGAATGATGGATGCATCCTTTGGGCGGCCTGCGCAGGGTTATGGCCATGTTCAGCGCCCGTATGGCCAGATCGCGCTTCATCCGGTTGCTGACAGCCCAACCGACCACGCGCCTGGAGTACAGGTCCAGAACCACGGCCAGATAGAGCCAGCCCTCGCGGGTCCAGATGTAGCTGATATCAACAACCCATTTTTGATTGGGTCGATCTGCTGAGAAGTTCCGGTTCAGCAGGTTTGGCGTGATGTTGAACTTGTGATTGCTGTCCGTTGTGGCCTTGTACTTACGGGTTCTGACAACAGATATGCCGTTCTGGCGCATCAATCGGCCGACACGGCGGTGACCAATATCCAGACCAAGCTCTTTCAGTTCTTCGACCATTCTCGGTCGGCCGTAGCTCTGCAAACTCAGGCGGTGCTGCTCCCGGATGTGGGCCAACAGAACCATATCCCCACGTTGACGCTGGCAGGCAGGGCGTTTGCGCCAGGCTCGGTAGCCACGTGGGGTGACATCCACAATCCGGCAAAGTCGCTCTGTGGGAATGCTATTGCGGTGCTTTTCAACAAATGAAAACCTCATTTGCTTTGGTCCGCAAAGAAGATTGTTGCTTTTTTTAGCAGCTCCCTCTCCTCACGTAGAAGGCGGTTTTCCCGGCGAAGGCGCTCGTTCTCATTGGCCAGTTCCTGATCCTCTTTCGAAACAACGTCCGCGTCACGATAGGTTCTGATCCACTTGCACAGGGTGGACATACCAACCCCAAGATCGGAGGACGCCTGTCGGCGGGTCAGCCCGCTGGTCAGTGCGATCCGCACTGCGTCGCGTTTGAATTCTTCGGATGGTCGTGGTGCCATGGTGTATCTCCTTTGGGGCAGAATATGCTCTCAAAGGGGCGGAACAATACCGTGACAGGTCCAAACGGCCCTAACCTGACCGACGTTCAGACGTCCTTGCGAATGCTGCGGCGCGGCTCGTTCAAGCTGCCATTGATGCCCTGCGCAGCAAACAGTGACGTTACCGTTGGTACTAAGAGAGAAGCGTCTGGGCTTGGTCTCTTTGCAGTGATGTGCCACCGCAAGCCGCTATTCCTCTGTCGATTGGCCCGGTCCGTCTATCCGGCAGACATCGGTCAACGACGCAGCATTCTACAGCCTGGGCTCTTATACGCGATCTGAGCAGCTCGGCGGTCAATGACCAGAATTTTTCCATTTGGCCGGGGCCACGTAAACGATGCTATCATCAACACTGACCATCACATCGCCGTCCTGAATATTAACCTGCAGCTTCATCGAGCGACTTGCTAGGTTTCCCAGTTCGCGGGTGTCCGTCTCTGAAAAATTGACAACCTTTAGGTTATCAAACCGAGTGGTGCTGTTTTTGATCTTCTCCCACCACATCTCAGCCGTCCTGCCGCCGTAACAATAGACAATCACCTCGTTGGATTTGCCACAGGATTGACGAACAATCTTCTCGCTCGGAAGTCCCAACGCCACCCACAACTCAAGCTCTCCACTCAGGCTTTTCTGCCAAATGTCTGGCTCGTCATCCGTTGAAAGGCCCTTCGTGAGTTCCAATTTCTCATGGGCATTCAGCGCAAAAGCGAGAAGACGTACCATCAGCCGTTCGTCCGTCTCCGACGGATGTTTGGCTACGGTCAGTTTGTGGGTCTCATAGTAGTGACGATCCATATCGGAGACGGAAAGTTCAACTTTATAAATGGTGGCTTTTTGCGCCATGATTTTTCCCACAATTGCGAAGATATGGATGACTAATGCGTCTGGTGACTTTGTGAAAGTAGATAAAAAAAGGGCCCGAAAACAGGGGGCAAAATGGGTGTTGCCAAGTTGTTTGACTTGTCGAGGTAGGATAGTTGGTCCGTACCGCTGATGACCACTATAGTCATCACCTCAAACCACATGTCTGCATCAACACGGACATTCTGATCATCACCGCTTTGTGTCCGAGTTGAAAACTTTGCAACGAGTATTTCCTGCACAAAGCAGTCATCAATGCAGATTGCAGCAAATGTCGGCAATCCGCCCTAATGAGCGGCTTTTTCAAAGAATTGCTGTGTCTGACGTCAGCGCCTATGGGTCCAAATAGCGGTATTTGATAAGAGAGTGTTCTTGGCTCATCGTGATCAAATGATCCATGCTTTGTGCGAAGGCGGTCCTGCTCGCGCCAGTTGCCACCAACAAGGGTGCCTGTCGTCCGGCGATATGGATGCCGCCGTCCTCGGCAATTTTGGCATCCAATGCCTTCAGGCGGTTTTTGAATTTGGCCAGATCATGACGCAGCCAGATGGATCGCACACCGGATGACACCCCCAACTTACATAGTTCATTGGAGGTGCGGGCCTGGCCATAGGCCGGGAAGTCGGCGGCATTTTTAATGACCGCTTCCTCGGTCGCCTAATCTATGCGATTTGCCAGGGTGGGTTTGCGCCGGGTGCGTTCAAACAGCGCCTCGACACCACCTCCCTCGACCACCGATTTGTAGCGGTAAAAGGTGTCGCGTGAAATGCCCATCACCTGGCAGGCTTTGGATACGTTGCCTCCGAGGTTAGGCTTGCATCTTAAGGGCTGAAAAAGCTTGTGTTTCAAAAGCCTCTAACCCAGCGCCATCTTGCGCACCCTCAACCCGTTTGATCCAGGCTTTGACTGTAGGGGTCTCAGGTATGAGATGTGGTGCCCACTGAAACGCAGAGGCCATGATGATATCCGCGATCGTCAGCTTATCACCGACAAGGAAAGGTTTGTCGCCCAAGCCAGACATAATCTGCTCACTAACCTCGGCCATTGTGCGGAAGGTGCTTTTGAGAATTGGATGATCCAGTTTCGCAAAATGTACCACCATTGCAGGCTCCAGAACGCCACAATAGTAGCTCATCCAGGACAGGAAAGAACCGCGTCCCGCATCACCAGGTTTGATGCTGAAGGGGTGTCCAAAAATCTCGTCAAGATACATCATGATGGCTGCGCTTTCGCGAATGGTATCGCCTTCATCGGTCACCAAGAACGGCACCTTACCTTCGGGGTGGGCGTTGTTTGGATCTCTGCGACCGCTGCCATCGTTTTTGACGATATCAACAATGACCACTTTGACCTGATCGAGTTTCCCCATCAGCATGAGCTGGGAAATGACCCGAGAGGATCGTGTGTGCGGAGAAT from Parasedimentitalea psychrophila harbors:
- a CDS encoding IS3 family transposase (programmed frameshift), encoding MAPRPSEEFKRDAVRIALTSGLTRRQASSDLGVGMSTLCKWIRTYRDADVVSKEDQELANENERLRRENRLLREERELLKKGNNLLCGPKQMRFSFVEKHRNSIPTERLCRIVDVTPRGYRAWRKRPACQRQRGDMVLLAHIREQHRLSLQSYGRPRMVEELKELGLDIGHRRVGRLMRQNGISVVRTRKYKATTDSNHKFNITPNLLNRNFSADRPNQKWVVDISYIWTREGWLYLAVVLDLYSRRVVGWAVSNRMKRDLAIRALNMAITLRRPPKGCIHHSDRGSQYCSQDYQKILRRYGFKVSMSGKGNCYDNAAMETFFKTIKAELIWRHSWQTRRAAEIAIFEYINGFYNPRRRHSALGWKSPLAFEKIAA
- a CDS encoding IS110 family transposase, whose product is MDYFVGLDVSLRSCALCVVDTKGKVVLERELACEVDDIAAYLSDFEFPIDRIDLEAGTMSQHLYFGLQAAGFDVVCMEARQVNAALSAMRNRTDKNDAKDIAHVLRTGWFSPVHMKSREAHGLRALLSTRKALLKKTMDLNRVGSEHDGGCLHPNNILP
- a CDS encoding glutathione S-transferase family protein, with protein sequence MGKLDQVKVVIVDIVKNDGSGRRDPNNAHPEGKVPFLVTDEGDTIRESAAIMMYLDEIFGHPFSIKPGDAGRGSFLSWMSYYCGVLEPAMVVHFAKLDHPILKSTFRTMAEVSEQIMSGLGDKPFLVGDKLTIADIIMASAFQWAPHLIPETPTVKAWIKRVEGAQDGAGLEAFETQAFSALKMQA
- a CDS encoding YaeQ family protein — its product is MAQKATIYKVELSVSDMDRHYYETHKLTVAKHPSETDERLMVRLLAFALNAHEKLELTKGLSTDDEPDIWQKSLSGELELWVALGLPSEKIVRQSCGKSNEVIVYCYGGRTAEMWWEKIKNSTTRFDNLKVVNFSETDTRELGNLASRSMKLQVNIQDGDVMVSVDDSIVYVAPAKWKNSGH
- a CDS encoding glycosyltransferase, with amino-acid sequence MNFNVVLPVYNGGAKIERTLSSILLQNSVLAGKDTVQCIVVDGASIDDTVQRARSFNDPRIKIISEADEGMYEALAKGLDGTMQDVTCYLSAGELFDPSAFEIVSHVLQSHSEVSWLTGRAITRNADLHIITSELPRPFLRNLIDCGMYGTRLTVIQQESTFWRSDLTQHFDLEKLKTLKLAGDYYLWRCLAQHYELYVVNAHLGSFTNEPGQLSQTVPGAYRRELRSIRRRPKLTERFSALIMRQWAKRVCPSETSIRTINFDHQKRSWELSR